A DNA window from Rhipicephalus sanguineus isolate Rsan-2018 chromosome 8, BIME_Rsan_1.4, whole genome shotgun sequence contains the following coding sequences:
- the LOC119402622 gene encoding uncharacterized protein LOC119402622, translating to MSSHRDVCVGSRVSDRQKELLLAFVREHPQIATLSCPLEPSFTREDRDDMWQELVALLNEVPARNTTALPNSESSRDGSPRSEPASMCTIWGLPSPAPPRFLVGNNFRGLQVSPAPAAAGVAEEDVAQDLARATTRKFR from the exons atgtcgtcccatcgcgacgtctgcgttggttctcgggtgtctgatcgtcaaaaggagcttctgctggcttttgtgagagagcatccacagatcgcgacgctgtcgtgcccgctggagccgtcgttcacgagggaggaccgggacgacatgtggcaggagctggtagcgcttttgaacgaagtccctgcgcgtaacaccacagccttgccaaactccgagagcagcagag ATGGTTCCCCCAGATCAGAGCCTGCAAGCATGTGCACTATCTGGGGACTTCCGTCGCCTGCACCGCCAAGGTTCTTGGTCGGGAACAACTTCCGCGGCTTGCAG gtgagccctgctccagctgctgctggtgtggctgaagaggatgtggcccaggacctTGCCCGTGCcacaactcgtaagtttcgctga